The genomic interval ATATGGCAAATATTGCTTTATGTCTTGCTCTTGCAGCATTAATCTCAACTATAAATATTAAGAAAAAAACAGTAACAGTTGAGATGCCTTTTATGCTCCTTTCTACACTAGTCTTTTCTTCATTACTATTAAGGGACAATTCATATATTTTAAAATGGAATGATGGAATAGTTTTTCTTTCATTTATGATAATTTTTATTTATTATTTAGTTTCTAATGCGAGAGATGTTATCGAAGAAGAATTAACAGCTGAAGTAAAAGGTATTCATAAAACTTCAATTTCAATTTTATTAGTTATAATTGGTATCGCTGGAATTTCAATAGGAGGCGAGCTTACAATCAGAAATGTAGTTGAACTTGCAAGAATGTTCAATTTAAGTGAGACTTTAGTTGGTTTAACAATTGTAGCAATTGGTACTTCTCTTCCTGAACTTGTAGTCAGTATTACTTCAGTAATCAAGGGCGAAGGGGATATTTTAGTAGGTAATATCGTTGGAAGCAATATTTTTAATATTTTACTGATTATAGGTATAAGTTCATTAATTGGTAATTTGACAGTTG from Thermosipho atlanticus DSM 15807 carries:
- a CDS encoding calcium/sodium antiporter produces the protein MFWILFGLVIGMSLLIKGADWLVDGAVSIALNMGISKLIVGLSIVAFGTSVPELVASVISVIKGHSSVSISNVVGSNMANIALCLALAALISTINIKKKTVTVEMPFMLLSTLVFSSLLLRDNSYILKWNDGIVFLSFMIIFIYYLVSNARDVIEEELTAEVKGIHKTSISILLVIIGIAGISIGGELTIRNVVELARMFNLSETLVGLTIVAIGTSLPELVVSITSVIKGEGDILVGNIVGSNIFNILLIIGISSLIGNLTVDVSNYFIDLMVVNLVSILLLLISILKKKLTRIDGFIFLSIYILYILFIAFRG